Within the Candidatus Limnocylindrales bacterium genome, the region GAAAGCAGATGCTACTCAAGGTGCTGTCGACGATCAGCGACGTCGCATCACCGGAAGGCGAGCCGCGGCTCGAAGGCCGCAACATGTCGGTGATCGTGGTTCCGACCAAGACACCGCCGAAGGGAGAGCGAAATGCCCAAGTGTAAGACCAAGAGAGGAGCCGCCAAACGGTTCTCGGTAACGGGAAGCGGGCGCATCAAGCGCAAGCGCGCGTACCATCGCCACCAGCTGTCGGCCAAGACGAGGAAGCAGAAGCGCAGCCTCGGTCATACCGGAATGGTCGCGTCGGTCGACGAGAAGCAGATCAAGCGCATCCTTCCGGGACACTAGGAGAACACGACAATGCCGAGAGTTACCAGAGGAACCAAGGGCAAGCGCCGCCACAAGAAGATCCTTGCCTATGCAAAGGGCTACGTCGGCGGACGCGGTCTTTACCGCCAGGGCCGCGAGACGGTCGAGAAGGGACTGACGTACGCGTATCGCGACCGCAAGGTGCGCAAGCGCGAGTTCCGCTCGCTGTGGATCATCCGCATCAACGCCGCTGCGCGCCTGGAAGGGCTGACGTACGCGATGCTGATGCACGGGCTCAAGCAAGCGGGCGTCGAGATCGACCGCAAGGCGCTCGCCGAGCTGGCCGTCAACGAGCACGCCGCGTTCGCCGAGCTCGTCGCGCTCGCCAAGTCGCGGCTGGCGGCCTGATCCGCGAAGCCGCCCGAATGAGCGAAGCCGAAGCTGACATCGCATGAGCGAAGCAGCCGAATCTCCCGAGACGATCGCGGCCGATGCAGTTGCCTGCGTCGGTCGCGCGATCGATCGCGCGGCGCTCGAGAAGCTTCGGGTCGAATACCTCGGCAAGAAGGGCAGGCTGACGGGCGCGCTGCGCGTGCTCGGATCGCTGCCGTCCGGCGAGCGTCCGGTCTTCGGCCAGCGCGTCAATCGCGCCAAGGAAGAAGTCGACCAGGCCATCGCGGCACGCGAAGCCGAGATCCGGCTCGACGAGCGCACGGCAGCGCTCGCTCGCGGCGCCGTCGACGTGACGCTTCCCGCAGCGGGCGTGCCGCTCGGCACGATCCATCCGATCTCGCGCACGATGACCGAGATCTGCGAGATCCTCGGCGGGATGGGCTTCGAAATCGCCGAAGGCCCGGAGATCGAGGACGACTACCACAACTTCGAAGCGCTCAATATTCCGGCCGATCATCCCGCCCGCGACATGCACGATACGTTCTTCGTCCAGGGCGGCTCGGTGCTGCGCACGCACACGTCGCCGGTTCAGATCCGGGTGATGGAAGCGCGCCGGCCTCCGGTGCGGATCATCGCGCCCGGCGCCGTCTACCGGCACGACGACGACGTGACGCACTCGCCGATGTTTCATCAGATCGAAGGGCTGATGGTCGATCGCGGAATCACGTTCGCGCACCTCAAGGGCGTGCTCACCGAGTTCCTGCGGCGCGTGTTCGGCCGCGATCTCGCCGTGCGCCTGCGCCCGAGCTTCTTTCCGTTCACCGAGCCGAGCGCCGAAGTCGACGTCGCGTGCGTGGTCTGCGAGCAGAAGGGCACAGGCCTCGGGCCGTTCCAAGGGACATGCCGCGTGTGCAAAGGCACCGGCTGGCTCGAGATCCTCGGCGCCGGAATGGTCCACCCAGCGGTCTTCGAGGCGGTCGGCTACGATCCGGAAGAATTCAGCGGCTTCGCGTTCGGTCTCGGCGTCGAGCGCATCGCGATGCTCAAGTACAAGATCGACGACATCCGCCTGTTCTACGGCGGCGACCTTCGTTTCCTGCGCCAGTTTTAGGATTACCGATCCATGCGTCTGTCGTACCAGTGGCTCCGTGAGCTCGTGGAAGGTGAATTGCCTTCCGTCGATGAGGTGGCGCGTCGCCTTACGATGGGCGGCATCGAGGTCGAGGCCGTCCATGCGCCGTCGCAAGCGTGGGACGATCGCCTCGTCGTCGCGCGCATCGAAAAGAAAGAGCAGCACCCCAACGCCGACCGTTTGACGGTCTGTCATGTGGACGACGGAACCGGCGGGCTTCGCACCATCGTCTGCGGCGCGAAGAACCACAGCTCGGGCGACACCGTCGTGCTCGCGCGCGTCGGCGCGAAGCTTCCGGGCGGGCTCGAGATACGGAAGAGCAAGCTTCGCGGCGTCGATTCCGAAGGCATGCTGTGCTCGGCCGCCGAGCTCGGGCTCGAAGGCGGCGAGGACGGCATCATCCTTCTTAACGCCGGGGTTGTCCCCGGCTCGCTCGAAGCGGGACTGGTTCCCGGCTCGCTCGCCGCTCCGCTTCTCGGGCTCGACGATACGGTTCTCGAGCTCGGCATCACGCCGAACCGCGGCGACTGCCTGAGCATGCTCGGCCTTGCGCGCGAGACGGCTGCGCTGTGCGGCCTGTCACTGCGCGCGCCGTCGCCGTCGATCGCGCGACCGCAAGGCCCGTCGCAGGTATCCGTCGAGATTCGCGACACGGAGGCGTGCCCGCTCTATCACGGCCTCGTCGTCCGCGGTGTGCGCATCGGAGCGTCGCCGACGTGGCTTCGCACGCGCCTTGCGGCCTGCGGGCTGCGCTCGATCAACAACGTGGTTGACGTGACCAACTTCGTGCTGATGGAACAGGGCCAGCCGCTCCACGCATTCGATCTCGCGCTCATCGGCGGCAGCCGCATCGTCGTGCGCCGTGCAGGCGAGAGCGAGACGATCCGTACGCTCGACGGACGCGACGTGACGCTCGTGCCGGAAGACCTCGTGATCGCCGACCAGAAACAGCCGGTCGCGCTCGCAGGCGTGATGGGCGGCGAGCTCTCCGCCGTAAGCGCTGCGACGACCGATCTGTTCATCGAGAGCGCCATGTTCGCGCCGACGTTCGTACGCCGCACGTCGCGGCGCCACGGCATGATCACCGACTCGTCGTATCGCTTCGAGCGTGGCGTCGACAGCACGGGCGTCGAGCGTGCGCTGCTTCGCGCCGCGGAGCTGTTCATCCAAGTCGCCGGCGGAAAGATCGAAGGCGGAGTCGTGCGCGAAGGGCCGGGCCCCGCCGCACGAAGCACGGTGGGCGTGCGGCCCGCGCGTGTACGCGCAATGCTCGGCGCCGACGTGTCCGACGAGCGCATCCAGTCTGTGCTCGCGTCGATCGGCGCACCGCCACGTGGCGGCGCCGCCGGCTACGAAGTGACTCCGCCGAGCTGGCGCTTCGACCTCGCGCGCGAGATCGACTTCGTCGAAGAAGTCGCACGCATCATTGGTTACGAGACGATCGCGCCGTCGATGCCAATGATCGAGCTCGCACCGGTGCGCGTACCGGAAAGCGTCAAGGCGACCGAACGTGTTCGCGGCCTGCTGTCGTCGCTCGGCATGAGCGAGCACGTCAGCGTGTCGTTCACGTCCGAAGCATCGAACGCGCGCTACCCGGGGCTGTTCACCGACGGCGCAAGCGTGCTGGTGCGAAATCCGCTGCGCAGCGATGACACGGCGATGCAGCGAAGCGCGCTCGGCGCACTCGTTGCCGCGCTCGCGGCCAACGTCGCCATGCAGCAGCCGCGCGTCGACCTGTTCTCGATTGCGCGAACGTTCGTCGCGACCGGTGAAGGCCTGCCCGGCCAGCGCGAGGTCGCGGCGGGACTCCTCTACGGTCCGCGTCCTGGCGTCGCACCGGGCGAGTCGCGGGACCTCACGTTCGCCGACCTCAAGGCGGTCGTGGAGAAGCTGCTCGGCGTGCTCGCGCCGGGCACGCCGGTCGACTTCCGTCCGGTCACGGGACGCCCCGAATATCACCCGAGGGCAGGCGCCGAGGTCGTGATCGGGGGCCACGTCGTCGGAATGCTCGGGCGCCTCCACCCGGACGTCGCGGAAGGCTCGGAAATCACTGGAGAAATCTACGTCTTTGAAGTTGACTGCCGGGAGGCGGTCGCGTATAGACGCGCGCACCCGGGGCTGCAGCCGATCCCGCGCTACCCGAGCTCGCAAAGGGATATTTCGCTCGTCGTCGACATCGACGTACCTGCGGGAACCGCCCTCCGCGAGATCGAGGAATTGCATGAACCCTGCATCGAATCCGTAATGGTGTTCGATGATTACAGGGGAGCGGGGATCGAAGATGGCCGCAAGGCCCTGGGATACAGGCTTGTGTACCGTGCCGCCGACCGCACGCTGACCGATGCGGAAGTGACTTCGTTGCACGAGAAGGTGGTTGGACACCTGACTGGACGCCTCGGCGCCCAGGTACGAATCTGAGATTCCGCGCTGCTTTCGGGCAGCCGGCGGAGGCGTCGCGCATGACAAAGGCCGAGATCGTCGAGCACATCTACGAGCGCGTCGGGTTTTCCAAGAAGGAAGCGGCCGAGGTCGTCGAGTCGATCTTCGAGGTCATCAAGGCCCGTCTCGAACAGGGCGAGAAGGTCAAGATCTCCGGATTCGGCAACTTCGTGATCAACGAGAAGCGGCCGCGCAAAGGCCGCAACCCGCAGACCGGCGACGAGATCGTGATCTCCGGTCGCCGCGTGCTTTCGTTCAAGCCGAGCCAGGTCCTCAAGCGCACGATCAACGCCGACGAGGCGGCATCGTGACCCCACCGCCCGGATCCGCCGACTTCCCCGATCCCGAACAGGACGCCGCGCCTGCCGACCCTCGCGACGAGGCCCACGCCGGCGAGGAAAATCAGGACGAGTCGGAGGACGGCGACGAGCTCGATGATCAGGAAGACGGCGATGAGCCCGACCTTCAAGGCGCCGGCTCCGATGACGACCAGCACGAGGTCAGCGAAGCCGTCGCGGCGCTGCTCGGCGACAAGCTCTACTTCAAGATCGGCGAGGTCGCCCGCATCGTCGGCGTAAAGCCGTACGTGCTTCGCTACTGGGAAACCGAGTTCAGCATCCTCAAGCCCGGCAAGACCCGCTCCAAGCACCGCCTGTACCGGCGGCGCGACGTCGAGCTGCTGCTTCGCATCAAGGACCTCCTGCACACGCGCCGCTTCACGATCGAAGGCGCGCGCAAGAAACTCCGCGAGGAGTCGATGGGCGCCGAGCCGCAGGCCGCCGCCACCGGCGCTCTCGCCGAGATCCGCGAAGCCCTCGTCCGCATCCGCGACTCCCTCGGCTGAAACGCCGGCTACTCGAAAACCGCGTCGCCCGCGCCCTGCGAGTGCCGCTCGTTTTGAAAAGCCGGACGGTCCCGGTTTAAAAGCCCGCGCCCGCTCACTGCCGCCTTCCGGAGGAATGATGCCGATCGTTCGCATGCGCCGCCCGGCGCTTTCTTTTCTCATGCTGATGCTGGCCGCGACGTGCGGCACCGCCTGGGGCGCCGACGCGCCGGCCGAGTCCACGATCAGCGGCGCCGACACGGCCTGGGTGCTGGTCTCGAGCGCTCTGGTTCTGTTCATGACGCCGGGCCTCGCGCTGTTCTACGGCGGCATGGTGCGCACCAAGAACGCACTGTCGTCGCTGATGCACAGCTTCATCGCGATGGGCGTGATCACGCTGCAGTGGGTCGTCATCGGCTACTCGCTCGCGTTCAGCCCCGGCGGTCCGTACATCGGCGGCGTGTCGTGGTTCGTGCTGCACGGCGTTTCGAACGACGTTGCATGGCCCGGCTACACCATTCCGGCAAGCCTTTTCATGGTCTTCCAGATGATGTTCGCGATCATCACGCCGGCGCTGATCAGCGGCGCGATCGCCGAGCGCATCAAATACAGCAGCTACGTGCTGTTCATCCTTTTGTGGGCGACGCTCGTCTACGATCCGATCTGTCACTGGGTGTGGGCGAGCGACGGGTGGCTGTTCGGAATGGGGGCGCTCGATTTTGCCGGCGGCACGGTCGTGCACATCAGCTCGGGCGTCTCGGCGCTGGCGCTGACTCTCGTGCTCGGGCGCCGCATCGGTTACCCGCACACCGCGATGAAGCCGCACAACCTCACGATGACGCTCGTCGGCACCGCGATCCTCTGGTTCGGCTGGTTTGGCTTCAACGCCGGCAGCTCGCTCGGCGCCAACGCCGTCGGAGTCGGCGCATTCATCGCTACCCATGTTGCAGCCGCAACGGCTGCGACCACGTGGAGCGTCATCGAAGCGTATCATCGCGGCAAGGCGAGCGCGCTCGGCTTTGCCTCGGGCGCCGTGGCCGGCCTCGTCGGCATCACGCCGGCGTGCGGGTTCGTCGACGTTCCCGGTGCGATCGCGATCGGCGCGAGCGTTGCGGCGATCTGCTACGGCGCCATCGTCGTCAAGAGCCGCTTCGGCTACGACGATTCGCTCGATACGTTCGGCGTGCACGGCGTGGGCGGAAGCTGGGGCGCGATCGCCACCGGGATCTTCTGCGTCGCCGCACTGACTCCCGACAAGGCCGGCGGCCTTATCGACAGTGGAAACGTCCACCGCCTGTACGTGCAAGCGATCGGCGTGCTGGCCACGTTCGCGTACTCGTTCGTCGTCACGTTCGTGCTGGCGCGCGTGCTCGATGCGACCATCGGGCTTCGCGTGAACGAGGAAGACGAGCGCATGGGCCTCGATCTCGCGTGCCACGGCGAGACCGGCTACGACATGTGATCGACATCGACGCTCGTGGCGAAAGAGCCGCGCAGCGCGATTCAGGATGCGGCGGGCGAGTTGTCTTTCGGACTACTCGCCAGTATCGTCGCGACTCTTCGGGGTGTAGCGCAGCCTGGTAGCGCACCTGCTTGGGGTGTAGGTGGTCGCTGGTTCAAATCCAGTCACCCCGACCACTGAAATCGGGGACAGAGAATGGTTTTGCGCACGTGAAATCAGTGTCTGTCCCCGATTTTTTCGACCGAATTGACCTTCCGGGAGCCGGCGGGCACTTAACTGGCAGGATCGCCGGCGCATGATTCTCGCATCCAATGACGATGGCATTCAGTCGAGCGGGCTCGCCCGGCTGGTCGAGGCGCTGCGCGTGCTCGACGAGGTCATCGTCGTCGCACCCGACCGGGAGCGGTCGGCCGTAAGCCACGCGCTGACGATCGAGCGGCCGCTTCGGGCCGACGAGATCCAGCCCGGCTGGATCGCCGTCAACGGAACGCCGACCGACTGCATCAACCTCGCGCTCAACGGACTGCTGCCGAAAAGGCCGTGGCTGATCGTCTCGGGCATCAACCGCGGGGCAAACCTCGGGGACGACATCACGTACTCGGGAACGGTCTCGGCTGCGATGGAAGCGGTTCTGCTCGGCGTGCCGGCCGTCGCGTTCTCGCAGGTCGGCCGAGTCGCATTCCACTACGACGCGGCGGCGGCCTTTGCCGTGGGCCTCGTCCGCCAGCTCAAGGAAGAGGGCCTGCCGCCCGACACGCTTCTCAACGTGAACGTGCCGGACCTTCCTGCTCCGGTCGGTTTCGCGATCACGCGCCAGGGCAAGCGCCGCTACAGCGATGCGATCGTCGAGAAGGACGACCCGCGCGGCCGCAAGTATTACTGGATCGGCGGCAGCGAGCTCGACTTCGAGGACGCTCCGGGCACCGACTTCACCGCGATCCGTGACGGCCTGGTGTCGGTTACGCCGCTGCACCTCGACCTGACCAACTACGAAGCGATGCAGAAACTGGCATCGCTGCGCCTGAACTGGCCGTGACGCACGGCGCCCGGAGACACTCGTGGACATCGAATCGCTGATCCGGACCGTACCGGACTTTCCGAAGGCCGGCATCCGGTTCAAGGACATCACGCCGCTGCTCAGCAACGGCCGTGCGCTGCGGCACGTCGTCGATACGATGGCCGAGCGTTATCGCGGCAACGTCGACGCCATCGTCGGCGTCGAGTCGCGCGGGTTCCTGTTCGGCGCGCCGGTCGCATACGCACTCGGCGTCGGTCTCTGCATCGTGCGCAAGCCCGGCAAGCTGCCGCACGACACGCACACCGTCACGTACGCGCTCGAGTACGGGAAGGATTCGCTCGAGATCCACAAGGACGCGCTGCGCCCCGGCGCGCGCGTCGCAATCGTCGACGACCTGCTCGCAACCGGCGGCACCGCAAAGGCCGCCATCACGCTCGCCGAGGCGTGCGGCGCAAACGTCGTCGAATGCGGATTCCTGATCGAGCTCGAGTTCCTGAAAGGCCGCGCCGCGCTCGCGCCGGTTCCAGTGCACTCGCTGCTTCAGTACAACGGCGACTAGAAATCGGGGACAGACACCGATTTCACGAAATCGGTGTCTGTCCCCGATTTTCCGATTTCGAAGGGGACGATGGTGGATCAGCAGACCAAGCCGAGCTTCAAGGACATGATGAATGACGTCGTCGCGTACGGCTCGTGCTGCGAGTGCGGCTCGTGCGTGCTCGTCTGTCCGCACAACGTCATCGAGTACATCGACAGCAAGCCGAAGCAGACCGCGAAGGCGACCGCCCCGTTCGACTTCTGCGGAATCAGCGAGGGTATCGGCTGCGACGTCTGCGCGCAGGTCTGCCCGCGTCTTACGCCTCGCGAGTTCAACCTTGCCGATCGCGTGTTCGCGAACCAGGAAGGGAAGATCCACGCGGGCGGTTTCGGAAAGTACCAGGAAATCTTCGCGGCGCGCGTCAAGGATCCGTTGATCCTCGACGTCGCGCAGGACGGCGGTGTGGTCACTGCGCTGCTCGTACATGCCCTTCGCACCGGCCGCATCGACGGCGCGGTGGTCTCGGCTGCCGATCCCGAACGTCCGTGTGCGCCGCGGCCGATCTGCGCGACCACCGAAGCCGAGATCATCGCCGCCGCCGGCTCCTGGTACACGTACTGCGCCAACGATCTCGCGCTCGAGGAGGCTGGCCAGAAGGGATGCGACCGTGTCGCCTTCGTCGGCGTGCCCTGCCAGATCACACCCACCCGCAAGGCCGAGCACCGCGATACCGGCTTCATCCACACCGAAAAGAAGCGCGACAAGATGATCGAGCGCCAGACGCGCAGCCTCAAGGATCCGTCCGACCGCATCGCACTGCGGGTGGGCCTGCTGTGCTCGGAGGTCTT harbors:
- the rpmI gene encoding 50S ribosomal protein L35, which produces MPKCKTKRGAAKRFSVTGSGRIKRKRAYHRHQLSAKTRKQKRSLGHTGMVASVDEKQIKRILPGH
- the rplT gene encoding 50S ribosomal protein L20, which gives rise to MPRVTRGTKGKRRHKKILAYAKGYVGGRGLYRQGRETVEKGLTYAYRDRKVRKREFRSLWIIRINAAARLEGLTYAMLMHGLKQAGVEIDRKALAELAVNEHAAFAELVALAKSRLAA
- the pheS gene encoding phenylalanine--tRNA ligase subunit alpha, producing MSEAAESPETIAADAVACVGRAIDRAALEKLRVEYLGKKGRLTGALRVLGSLPSGERPVFGQRVNRAKEEVDQAIAAREAEIRLDERTAALARGAVDVTLPAAGVPLGTIHPISRTMTEICEILGGMGFEIAEGPEIEDDYHNFEALNIPADHPARDMHDTFFVQGGSVLRTHTSPVQIRVMEARRPPVRIIAPGAVYRHDDDVTHSPMFHQIEGLMVDRGITFAHLKGVLTEFLRRVFGRDLAVRLRPSFFPFTEPSAEVDVACVVCEQKGTGLGPFQGTCRVCKGTGWLEILGAGMVHPAVFEAVGYDPEEFSGFAFGLGVERIAMLKYKIDDIRLFYGGDLRFLRQF
- the pheT gene encoding phenylalanine--tRNA ligase subunit beta, with translation MRLSYQWLRELVEGELPSVDEVARRLTMGGIEVEAVHAPSQAWDDRLVVARIEKKEQHPNADRLTVCHVDDGTGGLRTIVCGAKNHSSGDTVVLARVGAKLPGGLEIRKSKLRGVDSEGMLCSAAELGLEGGEDGIILLNAGVVPGSLEAGLVPGSLAAPLLGLDDTVLELGITPNRGDCLSMLGLARETAALCGLSLRAPSPSIARPQGPSQVSVEIRDTEACPLYHGLVVRGVRIGASPTWLRTRLAACGLRSINNVVDVTNFVLMEQGQPLHAFDLALIGGSRIVVRRAGESETIRTLDGRDVTLVPEDLVIADQKQPVALAGVMGGELSAVSAATTDLFIESAMFAPTFVRRTSRRHGMITDSSYRFERGVDSTGVERALLRAAELFIQVAGGKIEGGVVREGPGPAARSTVGVRPARVRAMLGADVSDERIQSVLASIGAPPRGGAAGYEVTPPSWRFDLAREIDFVEEVARIIGYETIAPSMPMIELAPVRVPESVKATERVRGLLSSLGMSEHVSVSFTSEASNARYPGLFTDGASVLVRNPLRSDDTAMQRSALGALVAALAANVAMQQPRVDLFSIARTFVATGEGLPGQREVAAGLLYGPRPGVAPGESRDLTFADLKAVVEKLLGVLAPGTPVDFRPVTGRPEYHPRAGAEVVIGGHVVGMLGRLHPDVAEGSEITGEIYVFEVDCREAVAYRRAHPGLQPIPRYPSSQRDISLVVDIDVPAGTALREIEELHEPCIESVMVFDDYRGAGIEDGRKALGYRLVYRAADRTLTDAEVTSLHEKVVGHLTGRLGAQVRI
- a CDS encoding integration host factor subunit alpha, with the protein product MRFRAAFGQPAEASRMTKAEIVEHIYERVGFSKKEAAEVVESIFEVIKARLEQGEKVKISGFGNFVINEKRPRKGRNPQTGDEIVISGRRVLSFKPSQVLKRTINADEAAS
- a CDS encoding MerR family transcriptional regulator, with protein sequence MTPPPGSADFPDPEQDAAPADPRDEAHAGEENQDESEDGDELDDQEDGDEPDLQGAGSDDDQHEVSEAVAALLGDKLYFKIGEVARIVGVKPYVLRYWETEFSILKPGKTRSKHRLYRRRDVELLLRIKDLLHTRRFTIEGARKKLREESMGAEPQAAATGALAEIREALVRIRDSLG
- a CDS encoding ammonium transporter, whose protein sequence is MPIVRMRRPALSFLMLMLAATCGTAWGADAPAESTISGADTAWVLVSSALVLFMTPGLALFYGGMVRTKNALSSLMHSFIAMGVITLQWVVIGYSLAFSPGGPYIGGVSWFVLHGVSNDVAWPGYTIPASLFMVFQMMFAIITPALISGAIAERIKYSSYVLFILLWATLVYDPICHWVWASDGWLFGMGALDFAGGTVVHISSGVSALALTLVLGRRIGYPHTAMKPHNLTMTLVGTAILWFGWFGFNAGSSLGANAVGVGAFIATHVAAATAATTWSVIEAYHRGKASALGFASGAVAGLVGITPACGFVDVPGAIAIGASVAAICYGAIVVKSRFGYDDSLDTFGVHGVGGSWGAIATGIFCVAALTPDKAGGLIDSGNVHRLYVQAIGVLATFAYSFVVTFVLARVLDATIGLRVNEEDERMGLDLACHGETGYDM
- the surE gene encoding 5'/3'-nucleotidase SurE produces the protein MILASNDDGIQSSGLARLVEALRVLDEVIVVAPDRERSAVSHALTIERPLRADEIQPGWIAVNGTPTDCINLALNGLLPKRPWLIVSGINRGANLGDDITYSGTVSAAMEAVLLGVPAVAFSQVGRVAFHYDAAAAFAVGLVRQLKEEGLPPDTLLNVNVPDLPAPVGFAITRQGKRRYSDAIVEKDDPRGRKYYWIGGSELDFEDAPGTDFTAIRDGLVSVTPLHLDLTNYEAMQKLASLRLNWP
- a CDS encoding adenine phosphoribosyltransferase, translating into MDIESLIRTVPDFPKAGIRFKDITPLLSNGRALRHVVDTMAERYRGNVDAIVGVESRGFLFGAPVAYALGVGLCIVRKPGKLPHDTHTVTYALEYGKDSLEIHKDALRPGARVAIVDDLLATGGTAKAAITLAEACGANVVECGFLIELEFLKGRAALAPVPVHSLLQYNGD
- a CDS encoding Coenzyme F420 hydrogenase/dehydrogenase, beta subunit C-terminal domain — encoded protein: MVDQQTKPSFKDMMNDVVAYGSCCECGSCVLVCPHNVIEYIDSKPKQTAKATAPFDFCGISEGIGCDVCAQVCPRLTPREFNLADRVFANQEGKIHAGGFGKYQEIFAARVKDPLILDVAQDGGVVTALLVHALRTGRIDGAVVSAADPERPCAPRPICATTEAEIIAAAGSWYTYCANDLALEEAGQKGCDRVAFVGVPCQITPTRKAEHRDTGFIHTEKKRDKMIERQTRSLKDPSDRIALRVGLLCSEVFDFEGLMVGKIQGEMGIPLTDIAKFNVKGEVLVYRKNGDLVKIPLVEAQEHARPECHHCGDFSAELADVSCGGVGCMGWTITITRTDLGRRVMQELIEADVIEVKPIDEFESSLKVLLRLARRQHQRVPAGTTSNNSFVRPPYYRPAPNA